The Bombyx mori chromosome 20, ASM3026992v2 genomic sequence TAGGTACGTGCTTTATAAAAATGAACGCGATTGCAGTACTTCATAGCGCGTAACTTCATTACAATTGCAAAGCTTTATCGAGACTGTAGTACCCGATAAAACACttttaacatacatacatatacatacataataataataatatcgacgctcgaaaggcaaacatgactaagcgacaatgcgtgaacttaacagatttaaagttgaaataactgaaaacaaaatttattttaactaatccagctgtagtaggtccactggtggtaggacttcttgggagtccgcacggataggtaccaccgccccgcctatttccgccgtgaagcagcaatgcgtttcggttcgaaggtggggtagccgttgtaactatacttgagaccttagaatttatatctcgaggtgggtggcgtatttacgtcgtagatttctatgggctccagtaaccacttaacaccaggtgggctgtgagctcgtccaccaatataagcaataaaaaaaaaaaaaaaaagtagaatctagctagtagctgtatgattgaaatgattttaatagacctagaaatatttatttttttgcgcatcgaatatggttattgcctatcatttatgtacaaagcagttattgtcgcttagtcacttttgcctatcaagcgtcgatatattttcTTTCACGTTAACACGAAatacgtgaatgaagtgtaaaTACAATATTCTGTTCGGAAACAAAAGTGTACTTGTTAATAATGAAGGCCGAGATCGTATAGCTTTTTAAATGTTGCCGTGTTTCTTACAAATTACATTACTATTACATGGAAATTAACCCTTTGACttccatgtaggtcaccggtgacctacgcggcgtactgaagtaattatgtcgatttctattACTAAACACCTGTGTTACCCACTTTTACCTTCTtttgttggaacgaagttccttatcgcgcgttgtgaaagggggctagacggaaaaaattcttacgaaaagttgtcacgacactttttagatccgtcattctgaccaatcaacgtgtaggcgcttatcgcgtgacattgctcgtatccgattggtccgcctaatgagtacagtttctcgagatagcgtttcaacaatagtaatttagttcatagtattgttttttttcttcttcataatgccgtaatttattattataacttaaaaaaaatattacaattccttcactaattaatcgaaaggaacttcattccatccgggtgtcccttgacacctctgaagttttttttacatatatatatatatattttatcttttaggTCTCTCAGAGATAGATTCGtcctcagtatcttcggattagTCTTTCccagatctatatattaaatacgtgatggaaaaactttgtatccctttttacgaaaattgcgcggacggaggtgtatgaaatttcccacacttatagagaatgtagagaacgaatgcagaatgttaattttttttttaaattatgcctaataaatacattaaatcaataaaaacattacacacactaccgtgtatttgacgcacacacgcatgcatactatttatttattgtcaaacttttgtttttgacgtctgtggtcaaagtgatagaataggttaaatattttttgtctttattaatattttttccatagtgtatgtagtcttggcgaaatttgtgattatagtagtataataatttatttaatagtctttgaaaatataatcgtaatagtgtacaaacttataatttcaattaattatagtcgaatttcgactactgcgggaccgctAGTTCTAATAGATATTCCAGCGCCTTAataagatcgaagagagaaatcgaggcaattacttcagtgcgccgcgtggCAATCAAAAGGTTAAAgacttaaaatttttatttgactgtGAATTCAAACGCGAATTCATTATAAGATCTAATAAtgtgttattataataaaaaaaacgaagatcAACATTAAAAATCGACAGTAAGTATTTTgtgtatttgaaaaataaaacctgatatatatgtattatattgtcCTACCGTTACATGGATGTGTGCACTAGTTATTCGGTGCTAAGTTAGATTGGTGTTCACTATAGTCTTTTGGGCACTTTACGGGGGGCTAGCCTTCTCGTTTGATGCTTGGCATCTGCGGCGGGGGCTCGGCTAAGCCCTTCACCTGGAATCAAAGAAAAAGTCAAatcaatatcaattaaaaaaaacagtcagttttactggtggtagaatgtcttgtgagtccgcgcgggtaggtaccactacccagCCTATTtacgccgtgaagcagtaatgcgtttcggtttgaagggcggggcagccgttgtaactatactgagaccttagaacttatatctcaaggtgggtggcgcatttacgttgtagatgtctatggactccggtaaccacttaacaccaggtggactatgagcttgtccaaccatctaagcaataataataaaaaaattaagaatgtcTGATGTTAATAGCTTCTACTACCTATGAGGgtttgaagtctcaattttctttttcctacctatttgccggtagtcctagcaagagcaacgcTTTGCAGCtattaccaccggatcggagtcgcAACAActaagaaaatccggcgagaaactcaatggctcatttttattatttatttttttaattgccctagtaggcagacgagcgtacggctcacctgacggtgagtgtttaccgccgcccatggacaacagcaatgccaagggcagagccaagctgtttACCGATTAGTCTCAGTCAATATACCAATGGTTAAATCACGGGGCGTGGTACCGGCCTTACTACCATACTTTAGTGAAGCGGCAACCATGACCGGATAACAGACAACAACAAACCTAAGTCGCGAtacttacaattacaataaaactTGCATATATAATATCAACGTTCTGAACGACATTAGAATCAGTCCTCTACCGAGCAGACTCGATGTGAGATTGGGAGTTAGATAAGAAGGTCAAGTGAAGAGAAAACTTCTGATGGAAGATTAGCCGAATCATGAATACCAGTTAGCGCTAGAAATACAGcaaaatctatatttatattttaatattataaagctgaagagttagtttgtttgaacgcgctaatctcaggaaccgaaccaggtccgatttgaaaaattctttcagtgttagatagcccatttattgaggaaggctataggctatataacatcacggtatgACCAATACACGTGAAGCATcagtaaagaatgtttcaaaataggggtttaaatagcttcttaacattctataattcaaaaatattttcactttctacgtaaatgaagtggggggtaaaatttagcgttatgccaaagtaactattatactcggacggagtcgcgggcaaaagctagtgtttTATATATTCATTTACCTTAAGTCTTGCGGCAGTCTTGAGGAAGGCCGGCAGCTGTTCCTGTGAAACATTAACTTCGCCGGCGTACATGAACTCTAAAATGGCTTGCAGATGTAGATAAGACACGTCTTTTAGAATTATTATCGGATGTTTCGATGGATTTTCCTGTggatttacgaaaaaaaataaaaaaattaattcgctGTCGGAATACCACCGGTGGCGCCTTTTgaccaataataaattatagtttaaaaaaaactaacgaagtacgcttttatagaaaatccaactaaaaaatagatttttttttttaataaatttgaattaaaaatagtgtaagacaaaattattttattgttaatataaagcgtgaggtgcttttcaggatattatcaaattaatccttctactcatatctgttcataaaatatttataactactgataccatgcacccacCCCAcgctattttttttacaataaaattattttttctaacaccatttttaactcaaatttattaaaatttattttctatttttagttgaaaagcgtattttgttagttttttaaaaatattatttatttttaattttttagttgaattcaaaaaatttcatttttttttaaatattgaattgtcatcggtccttaataagtataccaaatttcgagttaatccgacgttttgaagggggtcaaaatcaaagttcaaagattccgttacaaacatacatacgtctgaagctaataaaagcgtattaaaaaaaaaacatcaatacaTAACAATGACGAACTAGAAGATTTGCTAGAAAAAAAATCCTACATATTCGCTGGTAATCTAAAGGGCTATTTACAGCTACGCGCGGTTGATTCGAACGTTAGAAAAGTTCGTTTGAATAATCtccgtttttttctttcttatctCTCTCGGTAAGCGTCGAACGAAACCTTTTAGCCCGTAATACCTAGACGATTTCTACTATTGACAACTGAGCAATCACATAAATAGTCTtcgaatgatttttttaaatatattttacaaggGGAAAATCGTTTCGATATTAGCGGAGAGCTTGCCCATAGCGAAATTGCGCGTATATCTTGGGCGATGGAAATATCTGAAATAAACCAGAAGCGCCGTGTACTTTTAATGTACGCTCGCGTTTTTACTCTATATAATGCCCGTAAATTCGTATTTACAAAGcgcctttttttccctacctatgctgatagccttgagaggctacttcagctatGCCCttacgagtaggtgagctcaagggttcaacctgagagaatagttaacactagccctaacaagagcagtttttcgcagaatctaccacgggaaaggaaacgcgacccactgagaagatcctgcatGAGACTCAGGGAGTATTAAGGCTCTAAATATGATTTAAGACGTGGATGCTATAACAAGCTAGATGTGTCCATTATAGCCATAATCTCTGATAAACCGAACAGATTAATCTGTTCACGATTCTTTGACAATATCATAATTTTTCAATGTTGTTTTTGACGCTTTACCTCTAGAATATTTATTAACCTGTGTCTAATAGTTCGTGAATTCTCGGTACGGACAGCAAATATTATTGCGaatacactataataatacGAAAACATTTACAGGATGTTACTGTAATGAGAGACACCCGATTTCAAAACTAGCTTTAGTATTGTATaccattattataaaaacagaAAATCCATCATATTTTACAGGCAAGGATTTCTAAACATTTTCCTTTTTGtaaatcatttaattaaaatttgtgtaatatttaatttttagtgtCAAAAATGATACTACCCATTACGCATTCCATTGCCGGCTCATagagaataaaataaacactaaaactataaaatcgTATTTGACTCAAACGACAAATATGGCTTAAATCTGGATGCATTGCAGCATGCTTGCTTTGCTTTAAAAAGTGAATTTAAATGATAATGTGAAACAGTAAAGATAGGATGCACTGATAAAGCTATGTATTCTATTCAGATGATTTTcgattaaaaacaatatacacTATGATCCAAAAGTTTGGAAACACTAAGAATACGTAGCAAATGTATCCGGCTTTGCCTGGGATCATGTTATTTGCcatgataaaaaatatcataagtATAAAggttacaaaataattaaaaatatcaaccAAATTCGTTCAGCATATGTTTCGAGTAACAACAAACATCCTTATAAaaaactcatttttattttgctatAGGAAAAATTTCACatgtaattttattacgtaTAAAATGTTTGTTTCCTATTAATCTATTAACTTTTTTGGTCTAATATGTTTGGCAGCGACCAAAGCCACACCAATTATATATCAGTGTACATTTAGTAGTAATAGAAAATAATCAATCAAAAGCAAGTCGTCTGTTTAAAAATCTGTATACATTTTTGATTAAATGCAATCAGGTCAATCATGTCTCGGGCACAATTGTCGTACACAAGCAATTGACTATTACAATGCAGTGCTAATAAGATGCCAACATCAGCCAATTGTGAACATGCTTAACACAGTGAGATTGTGGTTGTCTTTTTGTAACATTAAATCAAAGCTAGTGAGATTGTTATACATATGAACAAACTTAACACTGGCCTGTTGTCTATGTATGCAGCATTAACATAATGTAAAACAGATAAAATGATTGAAGTAAAAAACCAATAGGATCTCAATATACAATCGTATCGacttaattttctatatatttttgtttagacTTGTTTTACAATATAGTAAAATACACCAATCAGTAATCATCAGGCACTAATGGATACACAATGTGCCTCATTACACATTCTGTGAATACACTAAGCAACTTTGATTGAATCAATCTGATATTGCACAATCAGAACCAAATaacggcaaaaaaaaaaaaaacactagcaTGCTTCTAAACATACCTCTAATAGACTTTTGAAGTACGGACTACAGGCAGAGAGAACCATTTTATGTGCCTTACACGTCTGTCCTTCACATGCTAATGTAACCTGAAAATTACAAACATGTTATACATTCCATAAATTTAACACGTAAAACTTATCATGCAATCGTTGCATGAGAACACATTGATGATTTCAATGCTTATCATCTCAGGTCACAGTAACACAATCTCAATTACgatttattaatagtattttgttttttacgcATTACAGTTGAATACTATAATCTTATTcctgatatttaaaataaaggtCTTTTATAAAGGTTAAGCATTTAgatatttaaattgttatttaatggtGGTAGTCCATTAGTAAGTCTGAACAGGTAGCACAAAACCTGCCCAATTATGTTACAAGCAGTCTTcgtttttggtttgaagagtagaCAGTTATATAACGAGAGTGAAATTTCAACCTTATATCTTATTGCATATGGTAACATTCACTCCAGTAATCACTACATAGCATACTGTGTGCGTACTGGTCAAAATGAATCTCAATTTACTGATATGATACACCTAAGAATAATTACTGTGTGGAATTTGCCAGAATGTTGTTAGAATCTAAAACAAAAATGGTATCAAGGTTCTTCTTAATATTCCCTTTTGTCTCAAGGACTAATTaacacatatataaaattatttgaatattgaTTTCTGGTTGGGCTCTTTTCAGTTAAGTTTAAAACAAGTCTTCAATCATTGTTGTCTCATCTCTATTCATATTTTCACTATACTTAAGAAACCTGAAACTACTATGTATGTTTGATGTCCATATTAATtcacattgaaatataaaaaaaaaaattatttatcaatGGTCAAATATCacattgtatttaatattaaactaataGTAAAACATGCGATTTGTGAATTGAGTAAAAAATGTAGTTATATTAATTTCGTCACAGAACTGAATCTTGCTCTTCAAAGActatgttttataattttgttggcTTTATTTTGTTTAACTTCAGGTATCATTCCTGTATGCTTCTTCatgacaaatatttttatttttaataactagtAAATTAACATCACGTAAGCAAATTATGTCGGTAACTATGGTTCATTAATTACTTGCATTTTTTAAGTGTAAAGTGCTTACAGTGaggttatattatttgtttatatacaaGTAATTAAAACCATTACAATACTCACATCTGTAAAACTTTTTTCGTCTCTCAAATGTCTGAACGAAGTCACCATGTTAGTTTGAAAATC encodes the following:
- the LOC101741489 gene encoding longitudinals lacking protein-like, whose translation is MGDQQFFLKWNDFQTNMVTSFRHLRDEKSFTDVTLACEGQTCKAHKMVLSACSPYFKSLLEENPSKHPIIILKDVSYLHLQAILEFMYAGEVNVSQEQLPAFLKTAARLKVKGLAEPPPQMPSIKREG